The following nucleotide sequence is from Echeneis naucrates chromosome 17, fEcheNa1.1, whole genome shotgun sequence.
TTTTAAAGGTAAAACTATTACTATAAGAATGCTTTAAAACTGATTggatttcacacatttacagtgaaGAAAAGTAAACATTGCAATTACTGAATATAGATTGGGGTAGTTGTTCTCTATACTACACaaccaacagttttttttttccacaacagtTGTTTGACAGccattaaaaaagacaaaaaatgtaTGCACCTATGTATGAAGTATGAATTTGTTTCTGCTGTACCTCTATAATATAGTCCATCTACTATCTATACTGCTTCTCCGTCAGGGTCAAGTCAGGGCAGAATACACCCAGGACAGTTTGGCCAGATAGGTCGGTAATATAACCAAAAATGGAGCTGTCGTTTGTCACATCTTGGTCTATAGACTGtttcatgttatatattataTGGTATTAGACACCTTCTTCAGGTACAGAAAACATGCCTACTGTGGCATTTGGTCAACATATTGCATTTGTTATGGTGTCTAGGATCCACTAAGGGCTGTCTGAGGGCCCTTGCCATGAAGTTTAAGACCACGCATGCCCCTCCAGGTGACACCCTTGTTCATGCTGGAGACCTGATATCAGACCTGTACTTTGTCACTAGAGGGTCAATAGAGATCCTCAAAGGGGACATGGTGGTGGCTATACTGGGTAGGTTCTCATATGATTCAGGTATGTGGTAGTATGAGCATCTAAAGTCCCAAGAATCAGGATTGCTTGTCTTACAACTGCCaagatttctttgtttttccctccaggtaaaaattatatatttggaGAACCCATCGATTTTCATGCTCTGCCAGGAAAGTCTATGGCTGATGTTAGAGCTCTGACCTACTGTGATCTGCACAAGATACACAGAAAGGATATACTGGAGGTAACTTATGTACACCCACTCAACTCACTTTATTTGGGACAACATGCCGATACTGTGTGGAGCCTTTCTTTGGTCTCAAATAACCTCAGCTGTTCTTGCCATTTATTCTGCAAAGACTCCATGGAGATGTCATCACATCGCTTCTCACAGTCACATTTTATGTCATGTGTTATGTCTCGGAggaatttcaacaaaaatttgaaaaaaattaaattgtgaAAGTCTAACAAGTAGGGAAAATTTCAGATCATTCTGAGGAAAAATATAAGAAGGATGTATTAGCTGGTAAATACATAATTTCCAGTCACAAGAGAAGACAGAAGAGAATAtagaaatattgaaaataagTAAAGTAACCCCCACTTCTCCTGCCTACTTGATTGATTAAAATATGCACATTCAAATGGATAAAATGTTTATCTAAATAGTCTAGATAGTCGCATATATATAGgacgcatatatatatataaattgttTATAATTTTTGTTTGCTCAGAAACAGCCTTGTTAGAATGGTGAGTTTACCCACTTTCTATGTGGGAGAGCAGGGTTCGATTCTCTGATGAGGAGTCCAAGCCACAAGGCGCCCACTTGTCATTGATAAACGGGGAGGGCTGCGTCAGGAAAGACATCCGGtgtaaaactgtagccaaatcaatcatgtaAGTCACGGGAAGCTGTTTTGCTGTGGCAGCCTGAAAGGGAATAGCTGTAAGAACATCCAGGAAAATctggaaagaacaaaaaaaaaaaaaaaatcttcagaaACAACAGTCATGACACAATTTCAGAGAAGTAATATGATTCATAGTCTGGTGATATCCCGATTTTTAGATTTCTCAACATAAAATTAAGTTTAAAATCATGTAAAGACAAAAGTAACTTTCACCTTACTGTCAGAATgtatttaaagatattttatataaaaacaacTCTTTAAAATACCATTAAAGGAATTATTacatagatttttttcacaaacatgTTGAACTCTTCCTGTATCAACAGTAACTTACtgtgcattcatttttttccctattCGTTTGTCTGTCTTTAGGTGAATTCGGACATCATGGATCTTCTGAATGGTGAAGACTCTAATGGCAAAGAATGGATCAGACCAAAGACGAAAGTCAGACTCTCTTCCACCCACACAGGTAACACTTGATAAAGACAAAAGAGCTAACAGGTCCTGCACAGATGCACGGATGGAAATCATTCTATCAATTGAAAACAATCTGAAACTCAAAAACAAGTCCTGCAGCCCTCACCTTAACATCAGGTAGTCAGTCAGGATTGCATAGAGACATAAGACACTGAGACACAAATGATGTGCAAGTCCTTCAAGATTGTTGAGACAGCCTGGGAGATTTACCACTGTTCTAAAGGCAAAAGGTGTGTGAAGATTCACTGTGCTCAATTTTCTCAGATTCTTTAAATGTCTTCAAGTTGTGATTTCATGGGGctcttgtgtgtatttgtaaggTGACaccatcaaatcaaatcaaatcagatttatttgtatagcgccaaatcataacaaagttacatcaaggcactttacatatagagcaggtctagaccaaactctttataaatgtatttaaagagacccaacagatcccccaatgagcaagcacttggcaacagtagcaaggaaaaacttcctttaagggttagggtcagcAAAAGAGTCAAAAAGCTGAAGACAGTTGGAGAAGATACAATAACTGGGACAATCTTAAAGATGCACTGTAAGATAACAATACCACTTTAATGAGTTCTTTCCAGACCcataagataagataataaaaagttttaaaataaatcagatcaaataaatatatgaagtaCCAAGAATTATATTAACTAAATGCTGTGtgcaatataaaaacaaattgtccAATTTCTCTAGTTTATATACAACATGTGCAGACTACTGTTCCTCTTTACAAAGTGAACCTGAACTTCTCCTGTAGATATGGCCATGTGTTCTCCCGTGAGGATGTAGAGGAGGATCCAGACATGACCAGCCCTACTCAGTCATCATTAATTCTCAAGAGGAGCCCTGTAACAGGCAGGTGTAAAGATAGAGCACATAGAGATTAAATGAGGCAGCACTGCTTAGCTCATGTctcatttttcatctgtttttgggCCAGACCTGTTTTCAGGAGCGTCTAACATCTTTACATTCTGTGGCTCCGGGAGTCAAGACAAATACAACTGCCAGGAGGTGCCCTGTCCTAACAGTGACGCTTCACCACCTCCTCAGCTTCCTTACCTGGCCTCCTCCCACTGTCCCTCCAGCCTTCCTCCTTTCTGTTCTCCTCCTATGACTGCCAGCCTGTCTCGGAGGCAGGAGGTGGCATTGGAGAAAAGGCTGGAGGCACTGCAGACAGATCACCAGGTGGGTTACTTCTCTCACACTCTTTCTCAGTAGCAGTGATAATTTCACATCAATGTCAGACATCAAGTCAAATGATCACAATATCAGAAGTATGATTGTAGCGGCTTAAAGAAAGGTTAGATCAATATCTATAGCACTGCTAGGAAAATCAGAATTGAAATGTGCTAACGTTTTGGCACTCTTCAAATTGTAAAGTTAAAAATTTGGTGAGAAAATAGTGTGCTAACTGCAAGACATggctgtgcagagtttacaggTGAGCTAATATGGCAGCAAGGCTTCTCGGCTTTAATGGTTGGCTGGAGGACTGTGCTGAAGCCCAAATGTTACATATAACAGCGTAATCCTCTGGCTCCCTGATGGCGTTTTTGCTGCCATACTATTCTACTCAAAAGGCTATTAGAAATTAAAATCTGCACTATTGCATGTTCTTAAGTAATTACTATCACATGACTCTGACCCCAATAGATGTTGAACCATATCTTCTcagtttgttctttctttctacaTTACATTATCTGTAAGACCTTGGACGTCCGCTGTATGGAGGATATCCAAACACTATATCATTGCATACACAGTGGAGGTTACACTGACGTGCAGATCATTCTTCATcgcaaaaaaagtttttttttttttttttttttaaatacactaTGTCAAAGTTGTATTTGATCCTCACAATATAGAAAGTCTggatcattttaacatttataaagGTTTTCGATTATAAATTGCAGACAGTTTGAATCAATTTAATGGCTGCAACTAAAATGCCTTTCATGGAAGTGACAACCTTATGAATctgtaaagatttttttgtaGTACCTTTACAGTTGCAAAATGACACAGCAGAGGAAAGATTCATTACAGTAACAATTATTTCTATACATTAAACTTGAGGTAAATGCTGTATGAGGATAATATACAGCAATATTTGTGTTCTGCTTCTGGTGTGGTCATGAACATTTAATTGAAGCTTAAAAGTAATACAGCAGCCTGGCTGTAGAACAAACTAGATAGTGAACAGTTGGTGTTACACTGAACTCTAACACAGCCATGTGTCTCACTTTGgaagtgtttattttcttccagGTTGGAGTCTTACATGTCAGTACACATTGGGACCATcttgcagctgctgcagggacAGATGCTAGTAATACCACCTTCCCATAGCACTCTAACCTCAACACCTAACACAAGCTCCAGCCCCATCATGTCCCCCACTATGACCTCCCCATATGGCTGTGCAAGCCCTGCCATCCCTACAGACAGGTCACCAACCAGCAAGCCCCAACTGCAGAATGCAAATCAAGATCAGGTCCTGCAAGAATATTCAGATTCCACTTCCCTTAGTTGTAattcctctgtcctccatcgCACTGCCTCGCCCCCTCTAATTCATGCCGCATCTCTTCACACTTGTTAGTTACTGTTTGTGATCCCCAACTATCCTACAGTACCCTCAGACGTCAGCCCTCTGTCTCATAGTTACTGTAGTCCTTTGAGTagcacattaaataaaaataagtctgAACTTCCATGGGgatttcaatataaaaaaaacaaaacaaaaacatcagactTCTGAACAGAAAAAGTGactatttattaaaaaaattggCAAGAATACACAAGCAGTGAAAAGCTCCAGTGTTTCCTATAACAGAAATTAAATAGCTTGGAAAGACTGATGTCCCTTTTCCTATCATTTAGATAATTTGAACAGCTCTTATCATGGCTGATAGATACTCCAGGTCATTTCTCTCCGTCAACATTTCCCCCACACCCCATCCCATCATATTATGGCTAAGACCAGTTTCAATCCTCTGTTAATTTCTTTCTCATGTTTACAAAATCGTAAAACTGGACTCATTTACATGTTTATCACTATTTTTTAATTACTTGGCTAACCAAGAACAACTGCTGCATTGGTCTTGGAGTTATTTCAATCTTTCACTCAATAAATGATGGAATGTGATGGAATCATGGATTTTGTTAAATAGCATATATACGGTGTACACAAAcaataaagacaagaaaattACGATGGAACTTTGTGAAGCTGCCTGTTTTTAGGGCTGTTGTACTATTGGGAGTCAGTGTTGTGGACCTGGGTATACAGAAGTGTGTTATGTATGATAGAACTCTCTGAGAACAAAATATCAGAACTAGaactgctgctgttctgctTCCTGTGAAATCACAGAGGAGAAGCTGCACATATGCAGGTAGACCTGGTGCTGGTCTTATTCCGGCATCAACCTTTTAACAGGTAAGACTGCATATTGTGCCAAAAGGTCAATGTAATTTTCTGCAGTACCATGAGGTACCTCAGGGTTGACAACAAATCAGTGGAAATCACAGTTGGCTGGAAGAATGAGGGGAGATCAAGTAAGGAGAAAATCTGGAGTCATGTTGTACATTGATCACATTGCAGTCTCTTCTTCAAGGAGATTTGACGACTTTTGCATGATTACACAACAAACATGGGCAgcaatatttaatttcaaatcaaGTTGACTGAAATGTTCTAAGCATGTTGATGGTGCAGAAatgatctttcttttttggtctGCTTTTGTCgtcatagtttaacaccacagggtgtcaacattgtaTGAGATAGATGCAAGTacagtcttgcagctaaatattattttagtgcgtgtatgtgaccatcaccagccctccctggaagctagtttgtggctctttgagtgaaatgactttgtgaggcagggagggcagtgctacacctcagtgaatatagggGGGAATAAAGCACTGAGAAGAtctggaaggatggacaggggaagggaagcaggtggtgctggtagaaACTGatgggagagatgggagtccaggtaggtgaaggtgtcccaaaagaggagccgagtcaaagacagggtacatagtgatggaatgaaagagcagctttGCCCATTTTAGACATTTCagttcttcatgatgtgactcAACACGAGTTGGCAAGAGAGACCACACATGTAagtgggcattccctaaatatgagtgagaccgTCACCAGGGCAGAACTTATCTTTCAACTAAGGCTACCAACCCTGCCAgttaaatgtggaaaataaGATGTTCACACTGAAGTCACAGGATGGTGCTGCGcctctctgtgctctctcaAGTCACACCGTGCTAGGCAGGAAATGATGCAGGAACCGGAAGTTAAGCATTTGCTTGATACGGAAGAAATACTGCGAATCGATGTGTCTGGCGTCAACGAGACGTAAACTTTTAATGCTACAGAATTTCTTAAATTTTTAAGACCAGCAGACGCCAACAAACTACCCTGCTCCGTCCCCACCGTTCAAGATGTTTAACAGACAGACCAGCCTGTGGATGGGTGATGTACGTTGGACTTTCTTCCTGGGTGGAAACGTTAGCCTAGCTGCGCATGCTAGTCGTTAGCCGTGTGACACAAAGCCGGGCTGCGCAACCATAGTGTGTTCAGGTTACATTCAGTTCTCTCCTCGGGGATTGCACCTGTATATCCTGCTTTGACACTGTTCAACAACACTCAGTAGTAAATCTAGTAGTCAAGTTTGCTactaaaacacttttttttcttttgaaatgtcGCCACATAGCTCTTCCTCTTGTTGCGAGCATTAACCACCCAACTTCAGATGAACTTGCTGTGCGCGAGTGCACCAGATGGGACTACAGTAAGCTGTACCAACTGGCGTcaagtaaatatttcataaacgTGCTTTGGTCCAGTGTTGGTAATGTCTCGAAGGTGTGTTTAGATTGAATCAACGGCACGAAAATAACAGAGTTCCTGAATAACGCACGTTACTTATTGGTGAAGTAATACATTAAACCATCTATGAATAATATAACATAGCTCTACTACTTAAATCGGTGACACATCCGAAAAACTCAATTGTCTTCCAAACATTTTACCATAATTTTGGCTATGTAGCTTAGAAGTGAAAACGAAATATCCACAGTATAAATGTCAGAACTTTCCAGTTGTTTCTTACAGATTTTACATCTTTAAGCTGAATACATGCTCCTGTGCTACTATTAAAATTTGGATTCAGCCTGTAttcagtgtgtgagtgagtaaCGTTACTGTGCTTGTGTTTAGTTGGACCCATACATGGATGAAAACTTCATCAAGCAGGCCTTTAGTGCTATGGGAGAATCTCCATTCGGAGTCAAGATCATCACTCACAGGATAACAGGGTAGGTTATACAGAGCACCTCATCTGGACACCAACCGCTGTTAGGTGTTTGGAGAATAGCATTACATAGACAGTTGCGTTGCTTGGTTTTTCCTATGGAGAGTTCCCTGTTCCTTGGGAAACAGGAAAGTTTGGTGCAGTGTGAGCActatgtttggttttttggtttttcaagcACATAACTCAGTCTTAACCATTAAGGCTCAGAAACCCAATGATCtctttgtctgtcagtgtttcctctgaggTTTCTGGCCTCCTCCAGGTCTAAATAAAAGCCCAGAcgttattatttattcatgtgcaCCTTTTATATTGTTACTTACAGCTGTGCAACATTAGGAAACTGTAAAAAAGTTCTATTCACGGAATACAGCTGATCACCAAAACAAACCATAGTGAATGTGGTGAGGAGTTTAAAATGTAGGTTTTTTTATGTGCTTAAAACTTGTTGTTGCCAGCTGTAGTGAAAAAGAGCATTTTACTGGAGCGGACAGCAAATCTATCTGTGTTTCATAAAGGAGAAGCTGCAACCGAATCACCAGCACAAAATTATGTGGttatgaagttttttttctcaagcaaTTAGGTTAAAAGAAATGACAAATACAAAATCTTTAGATTCTAGTCAGTCCTTTCCACATATTTCTTGTACATGGTCAAGTCAGGattacagtgaaaaaaatatttatcagtcAGCACTAATGTCAATGAAATTCTTATTGCAATGTCTGTGTGGAATACCCTTTATCAGTATGTGCGTCTCTACTCTGTGCAGTGGTTCTGCAGGGTATTGCTTCGTTGAGCTGGCAGATGAAGCAAGCGTTGACCGCTGTGTTCAAAGGCTCAATGGAAAACTGGTTCCTGGATCAAACCCTGTAAGTTCTATAGTTTAATCTCAAAATACTTCTTTATTTACCTTTCAATCTTTACTgcattatatcattatatatattataatatatatattaatataattgaCGATTTAATGCcgccttcctttttttccagtGATAAACTGATGTTATCAAGCAGTATTCAATTGTTGATTTGACTGTGGATAGTGGAGCTCAACTAGTCTTGGTCCTCCTTTGTtacaactgaaacacaacaggatTTGATtgataaaatgctaaaattgtGTAACTTGTAATAATTGGGTAAACTAACCAAATCTATTTAATTTGCTATTTGCATTGCTTTTGCTACCACTATTTTGCTTTCCCAGTCAGTTCAAACTTACcattaaacaacaaaagcaaagctACCAGTTACAGATGATGAGTGAAACTAGTCTGTGTAAGCTCCTGTGACAAGTTGATATCAGGGTGATGGGAAATACAAGGAAATCATGCCAGCTTGAAATTTTTTGAACAGTGACGTTGTAGGCTGTAGTTGCTTGCCACTGAATTTGAAATGCTGTTAGTCCTGTGAGCTGGCCAAGCTACTGGACTCCCCTGTCCACTGGCCTTTACCTGCTGCTGAAGGTGGCTAAGTGGCTGCTTGTACATGAATGTACTTTGTTTGAAGCTGGTGAATAGAGTCTCTGGTAGGAACTAACTGAGGAATGGGCTAAAGGCTGGTCTGGGTGGTGGAGGTATGTAAACCCAAATAACAACCATTAATAACGCCACTCTCTATTTTCAGCAATATCAGTGCTATAGTACACATCTCTGGTGTTCAAGGTTGGCTtagtgcgtgcgtgtgtgttctctctcccCATGTGCAGCCCCGGAAGTTTAAGCTAAACTATGCGACCTACGGCAAGCGACCAGAGGCAGGGTAAGACAGGATTTATGCTCAACTTCTCTTAAAAGAAGCAGGATTGTTTTCATGAACCTAAGTTTCTTCTATTAAGTTTTTATTGCAATGAACATTATTGTGTTTGATCTTAAAAGGCAACCCTCAAAATGTGTGATGTGAAcaggtgaaaataaatgatgacaTCAGTCACATATGTCACAAGCTTTTAGTGTCAGTTGGGGGGGTCATTCTTTACAAGTGTGGAGTCTTTCATGTTTCAACACTGTGCCCTGCAGATTCcaacatattaaaaatattgaaaattatTACTTAATTTGTGTTAGAAAGTTCCTGATTGTGACCTGCATCTTTAGAAACATATACATTGAAAAGGATAGTGAAGGTTTTGGGGGAAATCATCATGCTTTAGAGACAGGTAAAAGTTTAGTTCACTTTAGAGATCTGCTACTTTCCTCTATAGATTGGCTCATCTGTAGATTGGGTTAGGTTGTCTCGAGCTCACCACAAAACATTCATAGACCCACACTTTGAAACATTAGCCAGGGAGTCTGCCTTGTTTGCTATGGGGGtagcaaaaaaataatacttCTAATTAATAGAAAGCCATATGTGCCTTCAATTCTTAATATGCAATATTTGATTGATATTTTACTTTCTCTCAGGCCTGAATTTTCAGTGTTTGTAGGCGACTTGGCCTCTGAGGTAGATGACTTCCAGCTGCACCAAGTTTTCAAGAAGTACCCGTCCTGCAAAGGAGCTAAAGTTGTCACTGACCAATATGGATATTCCAGGTAAGTCCGCTTACTGAGGTGGACTGATAGCAATGTTGCCTGAGAAATGAACTGTGAGACATCAGATGATTCATTGAACTGTTTGTGTATTGTCCTTTGGGTTGTGTATGACAGTCAGTTTGAAAATTTTTCAGATAAATCTGctgtaatataaaatatttattagttTTGATAGTATCATGATGGGCTAGATGGCAGTGCTGTGGACGTTGACCATCAATTTCATCTTAATCTATTTTCAAAAAAAGGCTGAAGACATGTTTTCTTTCCGTCTTATGCTAAAACTATTGTTTTCCCCATATAGGCTAAGCAAGAGCAACTCACAATTCAAGTGATGCTACTTCatgttaaaagtaaaacaacaagTTTCAGTTCTACCATAATAATACCCATTATATTCTCTTCTCATCATAAGTGGCTATGTAATGCCAAGTATGTAGCGTGTGCTGGTTTGGAGTGGGGGTGTAAGAGCTGTTTGACTTGCAGAGGCTACGGCTTTGTCAAGTTTGGGgaggagacagagcagaagaagGCAATCGAGGAGTGCCAGGGGACCATGCTTGGTGGAAAGCCCCTCAGACTCAGCATAGCTGTCGCAAAGAGGTGACACACTAGCAGCAAATGCACATCTTCATCCAAAATGTCAATAACTCCAAATTTAGAACATGAATGTGTAGATGTGGAAACCACTGAGCAAAATATGCCCAGTGATATATAACAATGAATCTGTGGTCGCTAACTTTAATGTAGACCTGTAgacccctgagcctggttctgcccgaggtttctgcctcttaacataagtttttccttgctgctgtcaccaagtgcttgttcatggggggatctgttgggtctctttaaataattttataaagagtttggtctagacctgctctatttgtaaagtgccttaatgtaattttgttatgatttggtgttagggttagggttatataaatatttataataaatattataaatatttgatttcccTCTTGTAGTTTCATGTGGACACCCTTCTTCGTATAAATACAATTATTACAACATTGCACGCTCAGGTGCCTGACAACCATAGACTGTATATAAAACTGGACCATGACTCAAACCTGAGGGACTTGTCAATGTCATTTCCTAACATGACATTTAT
It contains:
- the trnau1apb gene encoding tRNA selenocysteine 1-associated protein 1-like isoform X2, with product MFNRQTSLWMGDLDPYMDENFIKQAFSAMGESPFGVKIITHRITGGSAGYCFVELADEASVDRCVQRLNGKLVPGSNPPRKFKLNYATYGKRPEAGPEFSVFVGDLASEVDDFQLHQVFKKYPSCKGAKVVTDQYGYSRGYGFVKFGEETEQKKAIEECQGTMLGGKPLRLSIAVAKSQKMSSYHGGQGQNYHSNYNQSQSSYYGSQNSGGQGGYYSQWGSYDQYGGYNSTGYNSTGYNSTGYNSGYNSGYNYNYGPYGYPPPGHMMPPPPMGMPPMTTDMTGAVESHEETEDIEEENVEEPIPECDVEQWNKDFMQRSEELYDAMMNCHWETLNTVDSPIPSLP
- the trnau1apb gene encoding tRNA selenocysteine 1-associated protein 1-like isoform X1, with protein sequence MFNRQTSLWMGDLDPYMDENFIKQAFSAMGESPFGVKIITHRITGGSAGYCFVELADEASVDRCVQRLNGKLVPGSNPPRKFKLNYATYGKRPEAGPEFSVFVGDLASEVDDFQLHQVFKKYPSCKGAKVVTDQYGYSRGYGFVKFGEETEQKKAIEECQGTMLGGKPLRLSIAVAKSQKMSSYHGGQGQNYHSNYNQSQSSYYGSQNSGGQGGYYSQWGSYDQYGGYNSTGYNSTGYNSTGYNSGYNSGYNYNYGPYGYPPPGHMMPPPPMGMPPMTTDMTGAVEQSHEETEDIEEENVEEPIPECDVEQWNKDFMQRSEELYDAMMNCHWETLNTVDSPIPSLP